From a region of the Mercurialis annua linkage group LG1-X, ddMerAnnu1.2, whole genome shotgun sequence genome:
- the LOC126665625 gene encoding dof zinc finger protein DOF1.4-like, protein MQQDQDLMKQNNQDRRMKAMIQGENQSQNQQQPQKCPRCDSLNTKFCYYNNYSLSQPRYFCKSCRRYWTQGGTLRNVPVGGGCRRGKRVKTSSSSSTANNINNPSSSSSENNSRAQSLVTSTQNMIANSFNKESAAGSGISSVGSYNYSAGGFLMNSLANIQSLNNQPPSQSNFSLSHQSLNLAGGEFGAGTSNLSLLHGFNAVLPPYGSQQIQQPRQFYHMGSHHDQQQQRNWQHQQAAGFLRSNNILNPTTTLSDSNALWSTVSTSTTTGNNTNSNNTTAIGGGGGSFGLNSADQWHHDLPGYGPPP, encoded by the coding sequence ATGCAGCAAGATCAAGATTTGATGAAGCAGAATAATCAAGATCGGAGAATGAAAGCTATGATTCAAGGAGAAAATCAGAGTCAAAATCAGCAGCAGCCGCAAAAATGTCCTCGGTGTGACTCACTGAATACAAAGTTTTGTTATTACAATAACTATAGTTTATCTCAGCCGCGTTATTTTTGTAAGAGTTGTAGACGTTACTGGACTCAAGGCGGAACCCTAAGGAACGTCCCGGTTGGCGGTGGTTGCCGGAGAGGTAAGCGGGTGAAAACGTCATCTTCTTCGTCAACGGCTAATAATATTAACAACCCATCTTCTTCTTCTAGTGAGAATAATTCTAGGGCTCAGTCTTTGGTGACCTCAACTCAGAATATGATCGCAAATTCATTTAACAAAGAATCCGCGGCTGGTTCTGGAATTTCTTCAGTAGGGTCTTATAATTATTCTGCTGGTGGTTTTTTGATGAATTCTTTAGCTAATATTCAGTCTTTGAATAACCAGCCACCGTCTCAGTCTAATTTCAGTCTGAGTCATCAGTCTTTGAATCTTGCCGGTGGAGAATTTGGCGCTGGTACTTCAAATTTGAGTCTTCTGCATGGGTTTAACGCTGTTCTTCCACCTTATGGATCACAACAGATTCAACAGCCGAGGCAATTCTACCATATGGGCTCTCATCATGATCAACAACAGCAGCGAAATTGGCAGCATCAGCAAGCAGCAGGGTTTTTGAGGAGCAACAATATTTTAAACCCTACCACAACATTATCTGATAGTAATGCTTTGTGGAGTACTGTCAGTACCAGCACCACAACCGGCAACAACACTAACAGCAACAACACAACCGCCATTGGCGGTGGCGGTGGCTCTTTTGGTTTGAATTCAGCTGATCAGTGGCATCATGATCTGCCAGGTTATGGTCCTCCACCATAA